From the genome of Carcharodon carcharias isolate sCarCar2 chromosome 34, sCarCar2.pri, whole genome shotgun sequence, one region includes:
- the LOC121272726 gene encoding protein FAM133-like isoform X2, with the protein MDFGKSCEKKEKDKCTEKKEKSKEHKKKGDNSTSSSSSSSSSSSSSEGEGKGKCAGEKVKKHKKKEKKCKGEKGKHKHCK; encoded by the exons ATGG ATTTTGGCAAGTCCTGTGAGAAAAAGGAGAAGGACAAGTGCACTGAGAAGAAAGAAAAAAGCAAAGAGCATAAAAAG AAGGGAGATAATAGTACATCTTCAAGTTCCAGCAGCTCATCCAGCTCCAGTTCTTCAGAGGGTGAGGGAAAAGGAAAG TGTGCTGGTGAAAAGGTGAAGAAGCATAAGAAAAAGGAGAAAAAATGCAAAGGAGAGAAAGGGAAGCATAAACATTGCAAATAA
- the LOC121272726 gene encoding protein FAM133-like isoform X1 has product MDFGLDFGKSCEKKEKDKCTEKKEKSKEHKKKGDNSTSSSSSSSSSSSSSEGEGKGKCAGEKVKKHKKKEKKCKGEKGKHKHCK; this is encoded by the exons ATGGATTTTGGGTTAG ATTTTGGCAAGTCCTGTGAGAAAAAGGAGAAGGACAAGTGCACTGAGAAGAAAGAAAAAAGCAAAGAGCATAAAAAG AAGGGAGATAATAGTACATCTTCAAGTTCCAGCAGCTCATCCAGCTCCAGTTCTTCAGAGGGTGAGGGAAAAGGAAAG TGTGCTGGTGAAAAGGTGAAGAAGCATAAGAAAAAGGAGAAAAAATGCAAAGGAGAGAAAGGGAAGCATAAACATTGCAAATAA